In the genome of Dyadobacter fermentans DSM 18053, the window GACCAAGCCTCGCTGCGCAATGCGATCGCGAAGGAGCGGCGTGTGGAACTTTGCTTCGAAGGCCACCGCTGGTTCGATTTGCTGCGTACCGGCACAATGGTTCAGACGATGGAAGCCTACAAGCAAAAATACCTCCGCTCCGGCGGCTATCTGGTCGAGAACTATGAGATTGCCCCTCACAAGGCATTGCTGCCCGTGCCATTCAGAGAGCTCAGCCTGAACCCCGCGCTCGGCCAAAACAATGGTTACTGATCACGATTGAATGAATTACGTCATGAACTTCAAACATTTGCTTTTTGCTGTCCTCATGCTGGCGTTCGTTTCCCGGGTTTCGGCCCGGGAAATCACCCCGAACGATTTCAAAGGTACCGACAGCCAGCGTATCCAAAAGGCGGTTCAGGCGGCCGGTAAGGCAGGGGGAGTCGTAAAAATCCCTGCCTTCAATGCCAATAAATCCAACATATGGAAGCTCGACGAGGCGATTCTCCTGCCGAGCAACATCACGGTGCTGCTGGAAAATTGTACCATCCAGCTTTCCGACTCGTGCCGCGATAATATGTTCCGCAGCGACAATGTGGGGGCTGGCATCCAGAACCCGGTTTGGAACAAAAACATCCATTTGATCGGCATCGGCCAGGTATTGCTCAAAGGCGCCGACAATCCCCGTGCTACCGGCGATGCAGCCCGGCAACTGAGCCTCGATCCCGACGCCGACAAGAAGAAGGGCAACTGGCGTATCAGCTACGGCACCGACGCCGCCCGGCCCGACCGCAAGCAAACCGGCGATTGGAGGAACATCATGATCCTGATTGCACAGGTGGATGGTTTTTCACTCAAAAACGTGCGGATCGAGAATTCGCACGCCTGGGCGGTGAGCTTTGAACGCACGCACAATGCCGAACTGAGCGATATTTACCTGCACAACCCGGAAGAAATCACCGTGAAAGGCAGGAAAGTGAGGGTATTTAACAAAGACGGCATTGATCTCCGGCAAGGCTGCAAGAACTTCCGGATCACCAACATTTCCGGTTTCACGGGCGATGATTTCATTGCACTTTCGAGCCTGGACGTGAAATCCGCGCTGATCGCCGAAAACGGCAGCCTGCAATCCACGATGGTGACCAAAAGCCGCTGGTATGGCCCGCAGGACGATACCGAGCAGATTTTCATCAGCAACATCACCTGCGAATCCATTTGCCGGGGCGTGGCGATCCGCGCCAGCGACAGCTCGGGCGTGCATCACGTGTATGTGAACGGCCTCGTGTCACGCGAGGCGGTAGGCGAGGGCGGGCGGCACAATGCGCTCCTTATTGGCGGCAAGGGCTACGGCGCGTTGTCGGAGCCGGGCAAGATTAACAATATTTATGCGATGAACATCATGTCCACCGGCCAGTCGGCAGTGATGGTGGAAGCACCCGTGCGCGATTGCCATTTCATGAATATCCTCTATTCCGGCCGCGACCAGCATGTGGTAAACTACGCATTCGACCGGCAGGCGATGCAAAACGTGACCGAGGAATCGCTGCGAAAGGTGAATTGACAATGCAGGTGCAATGCAGACCATTCTGGGAAATGGCCGTTCAAACGGTTTTCAGGTAGAGCGCTTCCAGTTCATTGGCGGAAATGGAAGCCGCGTCTATCACCGACTGCAACGTCCCTTCCTTCATAATGCCGATGCGGCTGGCCACTTCCTTGGCCCTGAAAATATCGTGCGTAGCCATCAGAATGGCCGTTCCCTGCGCCGCGAGTGTTTTGATGATCTCCGAAAACTCATTGGAGGCCTTCGGGTCCAGGCCGCTGGTAGGCTCATCGAGGAGCAGGATTTTCGCTTTTTTTGCCACGGCGATGGCGATTCCCACTTTCTGCCGCATTCCCTTAGAATACCCGGCCAGTTTCTGGTCGAATGCTTGTGATTGCAGTCCGGCGGTGGCCAGCAGGCCCCGCAGCTCGTTTTTGGAATAATCAAAACCGGCCAATGCAGAGAAATATTCCAGGTTTTCGATCCCCGTCAAATTTGGGTAAAGCATGACCGTTTCGGGAATATAGGCCAGGTATTGCTTGATTTCCTGCGGATGCTCGGCCACCGAAATGCCGTTGATGCGCGCCTCGCCGGAGGTCGGTTCGATGAAGCCCAGAAAGAGATTGATAGTCGTGGTTTTGCCCGCGCCGTTCTGGCCCAGCAGCGCAAATATCTCCCCTTCGCCGATGTTCAGGTTCAGGCTGTTCAGGGCGGTGTGCTGGCCGTATTTTTTAGTGAGGTTAATCGCTTCAAGCATTTTGTATGTCTTTGATCTGAATGAAATTTCTCTTGAAAAGCAGCAGCGAAGCCACCACTGAAAGCACGGCCCACACCGCAATGGCCATCGCTCCGCCGCCGATCGTCTCATTGACATAGGCATTGGGGCGGTAGGCAGGGTAGCCGGCCCAGTTGACATCCTCGGTGGGGGTGTTTTCAAAAATAAATGGATAGAAATACTCCCGGACCTGCCGGTGGTGCGCTTTCACCGATTCCAGGTAGCGGATATGGCTCGTGAGATCGGTGTTCGCCACCTTGTTGAGCGATTGCTGGGCGGCGATCACCGGGTTGAAGCCCGCAATGCGCTCGGACAGCGTTTGCCGCTGTTGCAGCTTCCCGAACAGCTTTTCGGACGAGTAGGCCGATTCCAGGTCCCCCGAAAATTGCATGGCATAATACCAGCCGGGCGAATACCGGTCGTCGGGAATCGGGTAGCGGCGGTACTGCGGATACACGGCGTAAAACTTCTCCATCGTGGGCTGCTTCGGCTCGTCCCATTTGGCATGGTAGCCCTCGCGCTGGCGGATCGCCGTTTCGGCCGCTTCCGGCACCGGCACCGAGCGGTTGACGGCAATGTTGGCCACGCCCGGAAACAGAATGCAAAGGAAAATCCATACGCAAACCAGCGTAGTGGCATTGAAAGCCGAGTTTTTACCCAGCGCAACCACCAGCACCGACAACGAGAACCAGAAGATCGCATACAGCAGCACAATCGCCAGCAACTGAAAAGTGGGAGCCGTGAGCGGCAATCCCAACGAAATCACCGCCAGGGCAAACAGCAGCAGCGTCGCGGCGAGGATCATGCCGAAGCGGACCAGCAGCTTCCCGCCGATAGCCGCGCCGATACTCCCGGTGGTGGTGCGCACAATCTTCCAAACGCCGTTTTCCTGCTCTTCCGACAGTGCATTATAAGTGAATGCGATGATCAGCAGCGGAAAAAGAAAGATGAATACAAACGCCGCATCCAGGTTACCCACAAGCAATGTAAGCGGGTTGGTCAGTTCCGAATCGTACAGCTGGCCTTCGATCGCCAGCATTTTCACTTTCAGGCTGAATGGGTTCACATCCCGCTGGCCGATGGAAAACCCGGCCCAGGGCGAAGCGGGGTTCGTTGTGTAAAAAAACGGGTAATAGGCCGTGGAGCCGGCCGGTTTGCCCGCGCCATGTTCGGCAATTTCCTGTAAATGCGCTTGCTGGACGGTCGGCACGGAGGCGATCGTTTGCTGCTGATGACCAATGACCTGGCTTCCGTGGTAAAATCCATAACACCCGAAAAGCAGCAGCGCAATGGCGCCGATCAGCACCGTACGGCCCAGCAGGAAGTTTTTTGCTTCGAGGAACAATACTTTTTGAGGGATTTTCATAGCTGGAATCGACGTTTGGAGGAAACATAGGCCAATGCGCCAAACCCGCCCGCGACCCACGCGAGCAATGCGGCCAGACTGTACGCGCCCGCGGCCAGGTTATAGGCCACCGACACGGGCCGGAACACGAAATCGGGCTGCTCCTGCCAGTTTTGGGCGCTTACTTTCTGCTTGTTATCGTCCTTGAATTTGATTTGGGTCAAATGGATTTCGTTCAGCGATTTCGTTTTCTCGAACCGGTATTGCTCGGTCTGTTTTTGAAATGCAGTAAATGTATCGAAGTCGGTGCCGGACAGGTTCATCGACAGGTTTCGTATGGATAAATAAGGGTCGGCGAAGCTCAGCAGCGACGATACCGCATTCTGGGACTGGTAAGTGCTGATGAGCCGGTCGAAATGTTGGTTGAAAATCGCTGAGGTGATGTTTTCACCCTCCTGCATCACCAACGCGCCGTAGTTTACGGGCAGCTGCGATATCGAATCCACGCCATATCGTTTCAGGGTTGCGGCTTTCAGGCTGGCGAAATGCGGATCGTCGGGATTATGGCTATCGCCTTCCTTGCTCACATCCGCAAGTATAGCCTGCTCGAATGCAATCTTATCGGGCGCCTCGTACAGGCTGCTGCCGAGCGTTTGGGCACTTTTTGGCAGTACAATGAAAAACAGCATCCACACAAGCACCAGCGTCATCAACGCATTCTTCCCGGATTTACTCACTGCCGACACACCCACAACCATCACCGTAATAACCAGAAAATAAAGCGCATACAGCCCAACTATCAGCGCTATACGCAATGCCGCATCCGCGCTGAAACCGCCCGAAGTAATCACCGTGCCCGCGACCAGGCTAAGCACGAGAAACGGAACGAATAGCACCC includes:
- a CDS encoding glycosyl hydrolase family 28 protein, which codes for MNFKHLLFAVLMLAFVSRVSAREITPNDFKGTDSQRIQKAVQAAGKAGGVVKIPAFNANKSNIWKLDEAILLPSNITVLLENCTIQLSDSCRDNMFRSDNVGAGIQNPVWNKNIHLIGIGQVLLKGADNPRATGDAARQLSLDPDADKKKGNWRISYGTDAARPDRKQTGDWRNIMILIAQVDGFSLKNVRIENSHAWAVSFERTHNAELSDIYLHNPEEITVKGRKVRVFNKDGIDLRQGCKNFRITNISGFTGDDFIALSSLDVKSALIAENGSLQSTMVTKSRWYGPQDDTEQIFISNITCESICRGVAIRASDSSGVHHVYVNGLVSREAVGEGGRHNALLIGGKGYGALSEPGKINNIYAMNIMSTGQSAVMVEAPVRDCHFMNILYSGRDQHVVNYAFDRQAMQNVTEESLRKVN
- a CDS encoding ABC transporter ATP-binding protein, with the translated sequence MLEAINLTKKYGQHTALNSLNLNIGEGEIFALLGQNGAGKTTTINLFLGFIEPTSGEARINGISVAEHPQEIKQYLAYIPETVMLYPNLTGIENLEYFSALAGFDYSKNELRGLLATAGLQSQAFDQKLAGYSKGMRQKVGIAIAVAKKAKILLLDEPTSGLDPKASNEFSEIIKTLAAQGTAILMATHDIFRAKEVASRIGIMKEGTLQSVIDAASISANELEALYLKTV
- a CDS encoding ABC transporter permease; this encodes MKIPQKVLFLEAKNFLLGRTVLIGAIALLLFGCYGFYHGSQVIGHQQQTIASVPTVQQAHLQEIAEHGAGKPAGSTAYYPFFYTTNPASPWAGFSIGQRDVNPFSLKVKMLAIEGQLYDSELTNPLTLLVGNLDAAFVFIFLFPLLIIAFTYNALSEEQENGVWKIVRTTTGSIGAAIGGKLLVRFGMILAATLLLFALAVISLGLPLTAPTFQLLAIVLLYAIFWFSLSVLVVALGKNSAFNATTLVCVWIFLCILFPGVANIAVNRSVPVPEAAETAIRQREGYHAKWDEPKQPTMEKFYAVYPQYRRYPIPDDRYSPGWYYAMQFSGDLESAYSSEKLFGKLQQRQTLSERIAGFNPVIAAQQSLNKVANTDLTSHIRYLESVKAHHRQVREYFYPFIFENTPTEDVNWAGYPAYRPNAYVNETIGGGAMAIAVWAVLSVVASLLLFKRNFIQIKDIQNA
- a CDS encoding ABC transporter permease, with product MHFSFIKTIARQEWHSVFRSKIPLALFAVLLVVSLLAVFTGWQYVHNFNRQQQAAHQEVHDQWMNQPNRHPHRVAHYGYMVFREKSPLSFFDFGLDSYVGNSVFLEAHRQNTVNMSEAGFSNGMLRFGELSMAMVMQLLVPLFIIFIGFQTVAGLKQNGVLKILLCQRASYLDVLLGKTAGLTAVTWVLFVPFLVLSLVAGTVITSGGFSADAALRIALIVGLYALYFLVITVMVVGVSAVSKSGKNALMTLVLVWMLFFIVLPKSAQTLGSSLYEAPDKIAFEQAILADVSKEGDSHNPDDPHFASLKAATLKRYGVDSISQLPVNYGALVMQEGENITSAIFNQHFDRLISTYQSQNAVSSLLSFADPYLSIRNLSMNLSGTDFDTFTAFQKQTEQYRFEKTKSLNEIHLTQIKFKDDNKQKVSAQNWQEQPDFVFRPVSVAYNLAAGAYSLAALLAWVAGGFGALAYVSSKRRFQL